The genomic stretch AAAAAGCCTAAGCCAGATAAGACATTGCCAATTTGTGAAACGGCACCTCCTGAGAAGTAATAAATCATATGGCGGTTCTTCCAGATATCTCTATACATATACTCACCTCCAGTTCAGCATATAGCCTAGACAAGTGATCGTCGTATGGAATCTTGTGCAAAGATAAAGCAAGATTTGACATATCGCTACGTGGTATAATTCCAGTAGAAAAGGTTGGGTTGGAGGAATTAGTGCATGGGGTTAGGAATGAAGCGGCTTTTCCATGGAGCATTTATCCTGGCAGTCGCTGGATTAATCAGTAAAATCTTAAGTGCGGGTTATCGTGTCCCGTTCCAAAATATTGTAGGTGATAAAGGATTCTACATTTACCAGCAGGTCTATCCTTTTCTTGGTATTGCAGCAAGCTTAGCTTTATATGGCATTCCGGCTGCTGTATCTCGGCTAGTATCTGAACAATATCCGAAGCAGCTGCCTTCTCTTCGTTCATTCTACATGCCGCTTGGTACATTTTTGTTTGTTTTGGCCGCTTTAACATCCGCCTTTTTATATACAGCAGCACCTTACATAGCTGAGATTATGGGAGACGCTGCTTTGAAGGTCCCGCTTCAGGCAGCGTCTTTTATCTTTCTTGCGGTGCCGTTTACAGCTATAGTAAGAGGTGTTTACCAAGGCAAGCAGAATATGACTCCGACAGCGGTCTCGCAAGTTGCGGAGCAGCTTATCCGGGTAGGATTAATACTCGTTGTTACGTTCTTACTCGTTCGCGGCGGTAGCGATTTATATGCAATTGGAGCGAAAGCGGCGCTAGCATCATTGGCAGGAGCTTGCTGTGGTATTGTGGTACTTTGCTTTTTTATGAAACATGAACCGATTATCTCTTCTGTGAAGCATTCGCTAGCATGGGTCCATGTTATAAAAACGATTTTCGTATATGGCTTTTTTATTTGTCTAAACTATATGCTATTGCTTCTGCTGCAGTTTGCAGACGCGTTTACACTTGTATCTGGCTTACTGGAGCATGGATATAGTTTAGAGGAAGCGCGTAAATGGAAAGGAATATATGACCGCGGCCAACCGTTAGTTCAGCTGGGAATTGTAGTAGGTTCTTCTCTAGCGCTGGCATTTGTACCATCTATTACGAAAAAACAGCTGTTAGACGAGCGAACATCTGTGATTGCTCTGCTGCATAGCGGATGGAAACTTAGCTTCTTATTGTCTATCGCTGCTGCTGCCGGTCTAATTAGTCTTTTCCCGTTAGTTAATAGATTGCTCTTTAAAGAGGATCTTGGTACATATACATTGCAAGTATTTATGCTCACGATATTTGTTTGCTCACTCACACTAACAACGGCTTCCATGCTGGAGACGTTAGGAAAATGGAAGCACACAGCAGCTGTCATTGCTGGCGGTTTGTTAATCAAGTGGATACTGAATGAATGGCTTGTCCCGATGTGGGGTATTATGGGCGCGTCTATAGCAACTGTTATGACAGTAACCTGTATCTTGGCTGCCAATATGTATTTGCTTCACCGTTATATACCGGACATGAAACTGTTCAAGCTGCCATGGAGGAGTTTATTGACAGGGCTGGTGATCATGGTTGTCGCAGTTTGTATGTTATATGCGGCCACTGTCGAATTGTTTCACGTGAAAACACGATTTTTGTTATTGGTATATGTGATGTTTGCAGTCATAACAGGTGCAATATTGTACGCTATTACTTTAATTAAGACGAAGGCGTTCAGTGAATCTGAATTAAAGGCATTACCATTCAGCCGATATTTGCTGCGTTTGGAAGGGAGAACAAGAAAATGAAACATACTATAGAAGTGGTTGGACTTGGCGGCGGCGATATTAATCAGCTGTCACTCGGAATCTACCGAAAATTAAAGGAGCATGCAAATCCTATCTTTGTGCGAACGAAGGACCATCCAGTCGTTCAGACATTGCAAGAAGAAGGTGTGACGTTCCATTCGTATGATGAGATATATGAACAATATCCAGATTTCCAGACTGTATATGAAGAGATAGCCAACAGCTTGTATCGGGAAGCAGAGGAAGGTTCCATCATCTATGCAGTGCCCGGACATCCGATGCTGGCTGAGAAAACAGTACAGCTGCTGCTGGCACAGCAAGAAGTAGAAGTGAAAATTATTGGCGGACAGAGCTTTTTGGATGACTTATTCTCTGTCCTCCAGATTGATCCGATTGATGGCTTTCAGTTTGTAGATGCCACTTCCTTCCGCCGAGATGAACTCGAATACAGACAGCATCTGATCTTCTGTCAGGTGTACGATCAAATGGTAGCATCAGAAGTGAAGCTGGAATTATTGGAAGATCTTCCGCCGGAATATCCAGTGACGATTGTGGATGCTGTGGGGAGTTCGGATGAGCGTATCAAAACAGTAGCGCTAGAGGAACTGGATAGAAGTGTAGAGTTCAGTAATCTGATGAGTGTTTATGTACCGCCAGCTATTTCATTGGAATTAAATCATAAATTTTACCGACTTCATGATGTCATTCGAACATTACGAGGACCTAACGGCTGCCCATGGGATCAAAAACAAACCCACACATCCTTACGTCGTTATTTAATTGAAGAGGCATATGAATTAATTGATGCGATTAACAAGGAAGATGAGGAAAATCTAATTGAAGAACTCGGAGATGTGCTGCTTCAAGTGATGCTGCATAGCCAAATTGGGGAAGATGAAGGTTACTTTACAATTGAGGATGTCATTCGAAGCGTAACAGAAAAAATGATTCGCCGTCATCCGCATGTGTTTGGGGATGAAGTGTTAGAAACAGAAGAAGAGCTGCGCGATAGTTGGGCAGCCATTAAGCAAGAAGAAAAGAAAGAGCAAAGTCGCACACATACGGAAGAAGATGCGATGGTGCCTCAGTTAATGAAGGCAGCGAAGATAGGACAAACCAAAGAGGTAGCTGTGTCTGAGTTGGAACAGCTGCTAGCAAAGCTGGATCAAAAAGAGGGGCAGAGCGAGCAGTATGAAGCAGCGATTGGAGAGATTCTGTTTGCTATTGCTTCCTATGCAGGCTATCATAAGATAAACCCAGAAATCGCACTGCATCAGGTGATTGATAAGAAGCAAAGTACGGATAAAGGAAGTGAACGATGATGCGATTAGACAAGTTTCTGAAAGTATCACGATTAATTAAACGACGGACATTGGCAAAAGAAGTAGCAGATCAAGGACGTATTACCATTAATGGTGTCCAAGCAAAGGCATCTACAAATGTGGCTGTTGGAGACGAAATGGCTATTCGTTTCGGTCAAAAACTGCTAACAATTGAAGTGCAGCAGCTTAAAGAAGCAGTGAAGAAAGACGACGCTGCAACACTTTACAAAGTGAAAAAGGAAGAGCCTGTACAATAAAGCCGTTCTAACCTTGTCCCTAACCTCATAGATTGTTAGGGATAAAGGGAGGCGGTAACGATGGATCAAACCCGAAAAGTTCAAGCGGATCATGACATAAAGATGTTCAATCG from Terribacillus sp. DMT04 encodes the following:
- a CDS encoding RNA-binding S4 domain-containing protein yields the protein MRLDKFLKVSRLIKRRTLAKEVADQGRITINGVQAKASTNVAVGDEMAIRFGQKLLTIEVQQLKEAVKKDDAATLYKVKKEEPVQ
- a CDS encoding polysaccharide biosynthesis protein, translating into MGLGMKRLFHGAFILAVAGLISKILSAGYRVPFQNIVGDKGFYIYQQVYPFLGIAASLALYGIPAAVSRLVSEQYPKQLPSLRSFYMPLGTFLFVLAALTSAFLYTAAPYIAEIMGDAALKVPLQAASFIFLAVPFTAIVRGVYQGKQNMTPTAVSQVAEQLIRVGLILVVTFLLVRGGSDLYAIGAKAALASLAGACCGIVVLCFFMKHEPIISSVKHSLAWVHVIKTIFVYGFFICLNYMLLLLLQFADAFTLVSGLLEHGYSLEEARKWKGIYDRGQPLVQLGIVVGSSLALAFVPSITKKQLLDERTSVIALLHSGWKLSFLLSIAAAAGLISLFPLVNRLLFKEDLGTYTLQVFMLTIFVCSLTLTTASMLETLGKWKHTAAVIAGGLLIKWILNEWLVPMWGIMGASIATVMTVTCILAANMYLLHRYIPDMKLFKLPWRSLLTGLVIMVVAVCMLYAATVELFHVKTRFLLLVYVMFAVITGAILYAITLIKTKAFSESELKALPFSRYLLRLEGRTRK
- a CDS encoding MazG family protein; amino-acid sequence: MKHTIEVVGLGGGDINQLSLGIYRKLKEHANPIFVRTKDHPVVQTLQEEGVTFHSYDEIYEQYPDFQTVYEEIANSLYREAEEGSIIYAVPGHPMLAEKTVQLLLAQQEVEVKIIGGQSFLDDLFSVLQIDPIDGFQFVDATSFRRDELEYRQHLIFCQVYDQMVASEVKLELLEDLPPEYPVTIVDAVGSSDERIKTVALEELDRSVEFSNLMSVYVPPAISLELNHKFYRLHDVIRTLRGPNGCPWDQKQTHTSLRRYLIEEAYELIDAINKEDEENLIEELGDVLLQVMLHSQIGEDEGYFTIEDVIRSVTEKMIRRHPHVFGDEVLETEEELRDSWAAIKQEEKKEQSRTHTEEDAMVPQLMKAAKIGQTKEVAVSELEQLLAKLDQKEGQSEQYEAAIGEILFAIASYAGYHKINPEIALHQVIDKKQSTDKGSER